The following are encoded in a window of Polynucleobacter sp. VK25 genomic DNA:
- the scpB gene encoding SMC-Scp complex subunit ScpB: protein MDDHNKRVIETALLCAQEPLTVADLSRLFVEDITTADIDEALVEIQRAWDDKGMELVHIATGWRFQSRLSMREYLDRLTPEKPPKYSRAVMETLAIIAYRQPVTRGEIEEIRGVAVSSNVMKQLEDRGWVEVIGHKETVGRPGLYATTKQFLDDLSLTNLQSLPILEDAAPMAAAAQLGQAVMEFDPSATVETVIIDADAQEVVESDEAITEVMTEETSEETSEETNEETNEEISEEDTPESEDNPDETK, encoded by the coding sequence ATGGACGATCACAATAAGCGCGTAATTGAAACAGCCCTCCTATGTGCGCAGGAGCCACTCACCGTTGCTGATTTGTCTCGCTTATTTGTTGAAGACATCACCACCGCAGATATTGACGAAGCATTGGTCGAGATCCAGCGTGCTTGGGATGACAAAGGCATGGAGTTGGTGCATATCGCAACAGGTTGGCGTTTTCAGAGTCGCCTTTCAATGCGTGAGTACCTTGATCGCCTGACACCAGAAAAGCCGCCAAAGTATTCACGTGCTGTGATGGAGACTCTAGCCATCATCGCTTATCGCCAGCCCGTAACCCGTGGTGAGATTGAAGAGATTCGTGGCGTTGCTGTCAGCAGCAATGTGATGAAGCAATTAGAAGACCGTGGTTGGGTGGAAGTGATTGGGCATAAGGAAACGGTTGGCCGTCCAGGCTTGTATGCCACCACTAAACAGTTCTTAGATGATCTCAGTCTGACTAATTTACAAAGTCTGCCAATTTTGGAAGATGCTGCGCCGATGGCTGCTGCTGCGCAATTGGGTCAAGCGGTAATGGAGTTTGATCCATCTGCCACTGTCGAGACAGTCATCATCGATGCTGATGCACAAGAGGTAGTTGAGTCTGACGAAGCAATTACTGAAGTAATGACTGAAGAAACAAGCGAAGAAACAAGCGAAGAAACAAACGAAGAAACAAACGAAGAAATAAGCGAAGAAGATACCCCTGAGTCTGAAGATAATCCAGACGAAACAAAATAA
- the rimP gene encoding ribosome maturation factor RimP, whose amino-acid sequence MKDQQVISAELENLGYTLVEIEREAGGLLRVTIENPDYERLISVLDCEKVSHQLSYTLPVENIPYERLEISSPGLDRPVKSAADYERFAGMQVDLKLRVAVGSRKNFRGELQGLLSGELNSPDAKFGLVFEGADGQPSQLEFSLAEVDKTRLVPVIDFKGRKS is encoded by the coding sequence GTGAAGGATCAGCAGGTTATTTCTGCAGAGCTGGAAAACTTGGGTTACACGCTAGTGGAGATTGAGCGTGAAGCCGGAGGATTGCTGCGTGTCACGATTGAAAACCCGGATTACGAACGTTTGATTTCTGTGTTGGATTGCGAGAAGGTGAGTCATCAACTGAGCTACACATTGCCAGTTGAAAACATCCCTTACGAGCGTTTAGAGATTTCATCTCCAGGATTGGATCGCCCAGTAAAAAGCGCTGCTGATTATGAGCGCTTTGCTGGTATGCAAGTAGATTTGAAGTTGCGTGTTGCTGTTGGTAGCCGTAAGAATTTTCGTGGTGAGTTGCAAGGTTTGCTGAGTGGTGAATTGAATTCACCGGATGCAAAGTTTGGTTTGGTATTTGAGGGTGCTGATGGTCAGCCCTCTCAATTGGAGTTCTCTTTAGCCGAGGTCGATAAGACTCGGTTGGTCCCTGTTATTGATTTCAAAGGAAGAAAGTCATGA
- a CDS encoding pseudouridine synthase, translating into MTSSNENDSSPVVNPSATPANSDAAPSNADGQKTEGGERAERGDRRPRRQGAGGSKHPFNKKRPFTKDRPRREGGEGGGPREGGNNQGAKLAPNAAESEALFASVVSGEFDAALDAPEVEKVKNPDGVNESEISHQTGAERRAQRAQRSREDEDSDAPTDEEMSSLQFANVDDLPLSLRDEVWSDLDGLDDDADDEDTVKLHKVLADVGMGSRRDMEDLIIQGRVSVNGLPAHIGQRIGPTDQVRINGKPVHRKIQTKPPRVIMYHKPAGEIVSQSDPEGRPTVFDRLPKPRQGRWIAVGRLDFNTEGLLLFTTSGELANRLMHPRYGVEREYAVRILGDLSQENTALLKSGITLDDGQAKFLRLAMGGGEGANRWYHVALSEGRNREVRRMFEAVGHVVSRLIRTRYGIFLLPPRLRRGKWEEIEAGGIYNLMKSAGLKMPQPQDKGRNPNSSPNNRDRRPMGEDFQPDPMQTSVSYWGSRDALTLASGHNGLTHQGRGGKPGGGGGSGEGRGPFRGRTQGGRPGQGQGGRGGQGGQGGQGGQGGNGQNRSKGGKVHHGQSAFVTGNPQSPGNGPKRGAPKGRKPFNKGPRKPRNPGESF; encoded by the coding sequence ATGACAAGCTCTAACGAAAACGATTCATCCCCGGTAGTAAATCCATCGGCAACCCCCGCCAATTCAGACGCAGCGCCATCTAATGCTGATGGCCAGAAGACTGAGGGTGGGGAGCGCGCGGAACGTGGTGATCGTCGCCCACGTCGTCAAGGCGCAGGTGGCAGTAAGCATCCCTTTAATAAGAAGCGTCCATTCACTAAGGATCGGCCACGCCGCGAAGGCGGTGAAGGCGGCGGCCCTAGAGAAGGCGGCAATAATCAAGGCGCCAAGCTAGCTCCCAATGCAGCAGAAAGCGAAGCTTTATTTGCTTCTGTTGTCTCTGGTGAATTTGATGCTGCTTTGGACGCGCCTGAAGTTGAAAAAGTTAAAAATCCTGATGGTGTGAATGAGAGCGAAATCTCTCATCAAACTGGTGCTGAGCGTCGCGCACAACGTGCTCAACGTTCGCGTGAAGATGAAGATTCAGATGCGCCAACAGATGAAGAGATGAGCAGTTTGCAATTTGCAAACGTTGATGATCTCCCGCTGAGTTTGCGTGATGAAGTGTGGTCTGACCTTGATGGTTTAGATGACGACGCTGATGACGAAGATACCGTTAAGTTGCATAAGGTATTGGCGGATGTTGGTATGGGATCCCGTCGCGATATGGAAGACTTGATTATTCAAGGGCGCGTATCGGTCAATGGATTGCCAGCTCACATTGGTCAGCGTATTGGGCCAACGGATCAAGTGCGTATTAATGGCAAGCCAGTGCATCGTAAGATTCAGACTAAACCGCCACGCGTGATCATGTATCACAAGCCAGCCGGTGAAATCGTCAGCCAATCAGATCCAGAAGGTCGCCCAACCGTATTTGACCGTTTACCAAAGCCACGTCAAGGACGTTGGATCGCGGTAGGTCGCTTGGACTTTAATACTGAAGGTCTATTGTTGTTCACTACTTCAGGTGAATTAGCAAATCGTTTAATGCATCCCCGTTACGGTGTTGAGCGTGAATACGCCGTCCGTATTTTGGGCGACTTGAGTCAAGAAAATACTGCGCTATTAAAGAGCGGTATTACGCTCGATGATGGTCAAGCTAAATTCTTGCGTCTAGCAATGGGTGGCGGTGAAGGTGCTAATCGCTGGTACCACGTTGCATTAAGCGAAGGTCGTAATCGCGAAGTACGTCGTATGTTTGAGGCGGTTGGACATGTAGTATCTCGCCTCATCCGAACCCGTTATGGCATTTTCTTATTGCCCCCACGATTAAGACGTGGCAAATGGGAAGAGATTGAAGCTGGCGGCATCTACAACCTGATGAAGTCTGCAGGCTTAAAAATGCCACAGCCGCAAGACAAGGGTCGTAATCCAAACTCCAGTCCCAATAATCGTGATCGTCGCCCTATGGGTGAAGATTTCCAGCCAGATCCAATGCAAACCTCAGTTTCTTATTGGGGTTCCCGTGATGCTTTAACGCTTGCCAGTGGTCATAACGGCCTCACCCATCAGGGTAGAGGCGGTAAACCAGGCGGCGGGGGTGGTTCCGGTGAAGGGCGCGGTCCTTTCCGAGGTCGCACCCAAGGCGGTAGACCTGGCCAGGGCCAAGGCGGTCGAGGTGGTCAAGGTGGTCAAGGTGGACAGGGCGGCCAGGGCGGAAATGGTCAAAACCGCAGTAAAGGCGGCAAAGTTCACCATGGCCAGTCAGCATTTGTGACTGGAAATCCTCAAAGCCCTGGAAATGGGCCCAAGCGTGGTGCACCAAAAGGACGAAAACCCTTCAATAAAGGGCCAAGAAAACCGCGTAATCCGGGCGAAAGCTTCTGA